One stretch of Streptomyces sp. NBC_01363 DNA includes these proteins:
- a CDS encoding SRPBCC domain-containing protein yields MEHEVFVPVPVPSLRRTLGDPARVARCVPGLQQDADASAGPLSGRLKIRVDGHTITYRGALRLTDAPQDGPEGARGEAVLVTGEGSEARGSGSVKLTLTIGLTERDGGTAIGFAGTASGDGRLLELDAAAALAAARRLLDRFAQQLVTETLAAGEEMGEETGEVLGEAERSVGEAVEQAIEEAAEEADTTGVADDTPPTHDAAADEAPSAGAGKPEEPTAGEPEKPEEPGNPPGTGSVFDAPVPPPSLDPVSEVEFTVPEGPPAEAAHARRTMIGRSAEEVDHAPPRGRYAPVPSPDSTTAGATLRWVAPAAALALASAVVVSRALRRRR; encoded by the coding sequence CTTCAGCAGGACGCCGACGCGTCCGCGGGCCCGCTGTCCGGCCGGCTCAAGATCCGGGTCGACGGCCACACGATCACGTACCGCGGCGCGCTGAGACTGACCGATGCGCCGCAGGACGGCCCGGAGGGGGCGCGCGGGGAAGCGGTCCTGGTGACCGGCGAGGGCTCCGAGGCCAGGGGAAGCGGCTCGGTGAAGCTGACCCTGACCATCGGCCTGACCGAGCGGGACGGCGGTACGGCGATCGGGTTCGCGGGTACGGCGAGCGGTGACGGCCGGCTGCTGGAGCTGGACGCGGCGGCGGCGCTCGCGGCGGCCCGCCGGCTGCTGGACCGCTTCGCCCAGCAGCTGGTGACGGAGACGCTGGCGGCCGGCGAAGAGATGGGCGAGGAGACCGGCGAGGTGCTCGGGGAGGCCGAGCGGTCCGTCGGGGAAGCGGTGGAGCAGGCCATCGAGGAGGCGGCCGAGGAGGCCGACACGACCGGCGTCGCCGACGACACCCCGCCCACTCATGACGCGGCGGCCGACGAGGCGCCCTCCGCAGGCGCGGGAAAGCCCGAGGAGCCCACCGCCGGGGAGCCGGAGAAGCCGGAGGAGCCCGGGAACCCGCCGGGTACCGGCTCCGTCTTCGACGCGCCCGTGCCCCCGCCGTCGCTCGACCCGGTCTCCGAGGTGGAGTTCACCGTCCCCGAAGGCCCCCCGGCGGAGGCCGCGCACGCCAGGCGCACCATGATCGGCCGCAGCGCCGAGGAGGTCGACCACGCGCCGCCGCGCGGCCGGTACGCGCCCGTCCCGTCACCCGATTCGACCACCGCGGGCGCCACGCTCCGCTGGGTCGCCCCGGCCGCCGCGCTCGCGCTGGCGTCCGCCGTGGTGGTGAGCCGGGCACTGAGGCGGCGGCGGTAG
- a CDS encoding aldose 1-epimerase encodes MSSSEKDVRLSVGDAELTVNPANGCRIDSLRIGGTELLRQGERYGCFPMVPWCGRTGNGLFHNGDVPHRLPLNSPPHAIHGTGRDTAWHTARLGEREASFYYDLVDPWPYPGRVTQTFELAEDSLTLAFGIETYGDSFPAQAGWHPWFLRNLGGGGKDAQLAFDPAWQEERGEDHLPTGRRIPPLGGPWDDCFGMPDGVEVTLTWPEQLELTVKSRDEWVVIYDEQDEAVCVEPQSGPPNGLNTAPRYVTPIDPLEISTTWSWRRL; translated from the coding sequence GTGAGTAGCAGCGAGAAGGACGTCCGGCTGTCCGTCGGCGACGCAGAGTTGACCGTGAATCCCGCCAACGGCTGTCGCATCGACAGTCTGCGGATCGGTGGCACCGAGCTGCTGCGGCAGGGGGAGCGGTACGGCTGCTTCCCGATGGTGCCGTGGTGCGGGCGCACCGGGAACGGGCTGTTCCACAACGGCGACGTTCCGCACCGGTTGCCGCTCAACTCCCCGCCGCACGCCATCCACGGCACCGGCCGGGACACCGCCTGGCACACCGCCCGGCTGGGCGAGCGGGAGGCGTCGTTCTACTACGACCTCGTCGACCCCTGGCCGTATCCGGGCCGGGTGACCCAGACCTTCGAGCTGGCCGAGGATTCGCTCACGCTCGCCTTCGGCATCGAGACGTACGGGGACTCGTTCCCGGCGCAGGCCGGCTGGCACCCCTGGTTCCTGCGCAACCTCGGCGGGGGTGGCAAGGACGCACAGCTGGCCTTCGACCCGGCCTGGCAGGAGGAGCGGGGCGAGGACCATCTCCCGACCGGCCGCCGCATCCCGCCCCTGGGCGGCCCCTGGGACGACTGCTTCGGGATGCCGGACGGCGTCGAGGTGACGCTCACCTGGCCGGAGCAGCTGGAGCTGACCGTGAAGAGCCGGGACGAGTGGGTCGTGATCTACGACGAGCAGGACGAGGCGGTCTGTGTGGAGCCGCAGTCCGGCCCGCCGAACGGGCTGAACACCGCGCCCCGCTATGTCACCCCGATCGATCCGCTGGAGATCTCGACGACGTGGAGCTGGCGCCGGCTCTGA
- the pyrE gene encoding orotate phosphoribosyltransferase, whose protein sequence is MTDVRADLLQQIKDKAVVHGKVTLSSGLEADWYIDLRRITLDGKAAPMVGQVMLDATAELDYDCVGGLTLGADPVATSMLHASAARGQELDAFVVRKAQKAHGMQRRIEGTDVKGRRCLVVEDTSTTGGSPLTAVEAVREAGGEVVAVAVIVERGAAPAIAEAGLPYVHVYSVADLDLA, encoded by the coding sequence ATGACTGACGTACGTGCTGACCTGCTCCAGCAGATCAAGGACAAGGCCGTGGTACACGGCAAAGTGACCCTCTCGTCGGGTCTTGAGGCCGACTGGTACATCGACCTGCGCCGCATCACGCTGGACGGCAAGGCCGCTCCGATGGTCGGTCAGGTCATGCTCGACGCGACCGCCGAGCTGGACTACGACTGCGTGGGCGGGCTGACGCTGGGCGCCGACCCGGTCGCCACCTCGATGCTGCACGCCTCCGCCGCGCGTGGGCAGGAGCTGGACGCGTTCGTCGTCCGCAAGGCGCAGAAGGCGCACGGGATGCAGCGCCGCATCGAGGGCACGGACGTGAAGGGCCGCCGCTGTCTGGTGGTCGAGGACACCTCGACCACCGGCGGTTCGCCGCTGACGGCCGTCGAGGCGGTGCGCGAGGCCGGTGGCGAGGTCGTGGCCGTGGCCGTGATCGTGGAGCGCGGTGCGGCTCCGGCCATCGCCGAGGCCGGTCTCCCGTATGTCCACGTCTACTCGGTGGCCGATCTCGATCTGGCCTGA
- the fbaA gene encoding class II fructose-bisphosphate aldolase — translation MPIATPEVYAEMLDRAKAGKFAYPAINVTSTQTLHAALRGFAEAESDGIVQISTGGAEFLGGQYNKDMVTGAVALAEFAHIVAAKYDITVALHTDHCPKDKLDGYVRPLLDISAERVARGENPLFQSHMWDGSAETLADNLAIGQELLAKAAAAKIILEVEITPTGGEEDGVTHEINDELYTTVDDALRTAEALGLGEKGRYLLAASFGNVHGVYKPGNVVLRPELLKDLQEGVGAKYGKKSPFDFVFHGGSGSTEQEIATALENGVVKMNLDTDTQYAFTRPIVDHMFRNYDGVLKVDGEVGNKKVYDPRSWGKSAEAGMAKRVTEACANLRSTGTKLK, via the coding sequence ATGCCCATCGCAACCCCCGAGGTCTACGCCGAGATGCTCGACCGGGCGAAGGCAGGCAAGTTCGCCTACCCGGCCATCAATGTGACGTCGACCCAGACCCTGCACGCTGCACTGCGCGGCTTCGCGGAGGCGGAGAGCGACGGCATCGTCCAGATCTCCACCGGTGGGGCGGAATTCCTGGGCGGCCAGTACAACAAGGACATGGTCACCGGCGCCGTCGCCCTGGCCGAGTTCGCGCACATCGTCGCCGCCAAGTACGACATCACGGTCGCGCTGCACACCGACCACTGCCCCAAGGACAAGCTGGACGGTTACGTACGTCCGCTGCTCGACATCTCCGCCGAGCGCGTCGCCCGGGGTGAGAACCCGCTGTTCCAGAGCCACATGTGGGACGGTTCGGCCGAGACGCTGGCCGACAACCTGGCCATCGGCCAGGAGCTGCTGGCCAAGGCCGCCGCCGCCAAGATCATTCTTGAGGTCGAGATCACCCCGACCGGCGGCGAGGAGGACGGCGTCACGCACGAGATCAACGACGAGCTGTACACCACCGTCGACGACGCGCTGCGCACCGCCGAGGCGCTCGGCCTGGGCGAGAAGGGCCGCTACCTGCTGGCCGCCTCCTTCGGCAACGTCCACGGTGTCTACAAGCCGGGCAACGTCGTGCTCCGTCCCGAGCTGCTGAAGGACCTCCAGGAGGGCGTCGGCGCCAAGTACGGCAAGAAGTCGCCGTTCGACTTCGTCTTCCACGGCGGCTCCGGCTCCACCGAGCAGGAGATCGCCACCGCGCTGGAGAACGGCGTCGTGAAGATGAACCTCGACACCGACACCCAGTACGCCTTCACCCGCCCGATCGTGGACCACATGTTCCGCAACTACGACGGTGTGCTGAAGGTCGACGGCGAGGTCGGCAACAAGAAGGTCTACGACCCGCGCAGCTGGGGCAAGTCCGCCGAGGCGGGCATGGCCAAGCGCGTCACGGAGGCCTGCGCCAACCTGCGCTCCACCGGCACCAAGCTGAAGTAG